The Leguminivora glycinivorella isolate SPB_JAAS2020 chromosome 17, LegGlyc_1.1, whole genome shotgun sequence genome has a window encoding:
- the LOC125235191 gene encoding glycogen synthase kinase-3 beta isoform X3 gives MSGRPRTTSFAEGSKSVRKTFDNQPPKPLGGVKISSKDGSKVTTVVATPGQGPDRPQEVSYADMKLIGNGSFGVVYQAKLCDTGELIAIKKVLQDKRFKNRELQIMRRLEHCNIVKLKYFFYSSGEKAAVPAAVSTLLNAMQSIEVTKDEVYLNLVLEYIPETVYKVARHYSKDEQTIPISFIKLYMYQLFRSLAYIHSLGICHRDIKPQNLLLDPKTGVLKLCDFGSAKHLVRGEPNVSYICSRYYRAPELIFGAIDYTTKIDVWSAGCVVAELLLGQPIFPGDSGVDQLVEIIKVLGTPTREQIREMNPNYTEFKFPQIKSHPWAKVFRACTPPDAISLVSRLLEYTPGARLSPLQACAHSFFDELREPAARLPNGRALPPLFNFTEYELNIQPSLNDFLKPRAAPVADPHLPSASHQPDADQDPPGESAAGSGPSGSPGAS, from the exons GCAAGGACGGCTCAAAGGTGACGACTGTGGTGGCGACGCCGGGGCAAGGCCCCGACCGGCCGCAGGAAGTGAGCTATGCCGACATGAAGCTCATCGGTAACGGCAGCTTCGGCGTCGTCTACCAGGCCAAACTATGTGACACCGGCGAGCTCATTGCCATCAAGAAAGTGCTCCAGGACAAAAGGTTTAAG AATCGAGAACTTCAAATTATGCGACGGCTGGAGCACTGTAATATTGTCAAATTGAAATACTTCTTTTACTCTAGTGGAGAAAAG GCGGCAGTGCCCGCAGCAGTCAGTACGTTGTTAAACGCAATGCAGTCTATTGAAGTCACA AAGGACGAAGTGTACCTGAACCTGGTGCTGGAGTATATCCCCGAAACTGTGTATAAAGTGGCACGTCATTACTCCAAAGATGAACAAACCATACCCATTAGTTTTATAAAG CTGTACATGTACCAGTTGTTCAGAAGCTTAGCGTACATCCACTCGCTCGGCATCTGCCACCGGGACATCAAGCCACAGAACTTACTCCTCGACCCGAAGACGGGCGTCCTGAAACTGTGCGACTTCGGCTCCGCGAAACACCTCGTGCGCGGCGAGCCTAACGTCTCGTATATATGCTCGCGTTACTATCGCGCGCCGGAACTTATTTTCGGCGCTATAGATTATACCACTAAAATCG ATGTGTGGAGCGCGGGTTGCGTTGTAGCAGAGTTGTTGCTCGGCCAGCCCATCTTCCCGGGAGACTCCGGCGTAGACCAACTCGTGGAAATCATCAAG GTGTTAGGCACTCCCACGCGGGAGCAGATCAGAGAAATGAACCCGAACTACACAGAATTCAAATTCCCTCAGATCAAGAGTCATCCATGGGCGAAG GTGTTCCGAGCGTGCACGCCGCCGGACGCCATCTCGCTGGTGTCGCGGCTGCTGGAGTACACGCCGGGCGCGCGGCTGTCGCCGCTGCAGGCGTGCGCGCACAGCTTCTTCGACGAGCTGCGCGAGCCGGCCGCGCGCCTGCCCAACGGGCGCGCGCTGCCGCCGCTCTTCAACTTCACGGAGTACGAGCTCAACATCCAGCCCTCGCTCAACGACTTCCTCAAGCCGCGCGCCGCGCCCGTCGCCGACCCGCACCTGCCCTCCGCCAGCCACCAGCCCGACGCCGACCAGGACCCGCCCG GAGAGAGCGCGGCGGGCAGCGGGCCGAGTGGGTCTCCGGGCGCGTCGTAG
- the LOC125235191 gene encoding glycogen synthase kinase-3 beta isoform X6, which yields MSGRPRTTSFAEGSKSVRKTFDNQPPKPLGGVKISSKDGSKVTTVVATPGQGPDRPQEVSYADMKLIGNGSFGVVYQAKLCDTGELIAIKKVLQDKRFKNRELQIMRRLEHCNIVKLKYFFYSSGEKKDEVYLNLVLEYIPETVYKVARHYSKDEQTIPISFIKLYMYQLFRSLAYIHSLGICHRDIKPQNLLLDPKTGVLKLCDFGSAKHLVRGEPNVSYICSRYYRAPELIFGAIDYTTKIDVWSAGCVVAELLLGQPIFPGDSGVDQLVEIIKVLGTPTREQIREMNPNYTEFKFPQIKSHPWAKVFRACTPPDAISLVSRLLEYTPGARLSPLQACAHSFFDELREPAARLPNGRALPPLFNFTEYELNIQPSLNDFLKPRAAPVADPHLPSASHQPDADQDPPGESAAGSGPSGSPGAS from the exons GCAAGGACGGCTCAAAGGTGACGACTGTGGTGGCGACGCCGGGGCAAGGCCCCGACCGGCCGCAGGAAGTGAGCTATGCCGACATGAAGCTCATCGGTAACGGCAGCTTCGGCGTCGTCTACCAGGCCAAACTATGTGACACCGGCGAGCTCATTGCCATCAAGAAAGTGCTCCAGGACAAAAGGTTTAAG AATCGAGAACTTCAAATTATGCGACGGCTGGAGCACTGTAATATTGTCAAATTGAAATACTTCTTTTACTCTAGTGGAGAAAAG AAGGACGAAGTGTACCTGAACCTGGTGCTGGAGTATATCCCCGAAACTGTGTATAAAGTGGCACGTCATTACTCCAAAGATGAACAAACCATACCCATTAGTTTTATAAAG CTGTACATGTACCAGTTGTTCAGAAGCTTAGCGTACATCCACTCGCTCGGCATCTGCCACCGGGACATCAAGCCACAGAACTTACTCCTCGACCCGAAGACGGGCGTCCTGAAACTGTGCGACTTCGGCTCCGCGAAACACCTCGTGCGCGGCGAGCCTAACGTCTCGTATATATGCTCGCGTTACTATCGCGCGCCGGAACTTATTTTCGGCGCTATAGATTATACCACTAAAATCG ATGTGTGGAGCGCGGGTTGCGTTGTAGCAGAGTTGTTGCTCGGCCAGCCCATCTTCCCGGGAGACTCCGGCGTAGACCAACTCGTGGAAATCATCAAG GTGTTAGGCACTCCCACGCGGGAGCAGATCAGAGAAATGAACCCGAACTACACAGAATTCAAATTCCCTCAGATCAAGAGTCATCCATGGGCGAAG GTGTTCCGAGCGTGCACGCCGCCGGACGCCATCTCGCTGGTGTCGCGGCTGCTGGAGTACACGCCGGGCGCGCGGCTGTCGCCGCTGCAGGCGTGCGCGCACAGCTTCTTCGACGAGCTGCGCGAGCCGGCCGCGCGCCTGCCCAACGGGCGCGCGCTGCCGCCGCTCTTCAACTTCACGGAGTACGAGCTCAACATCCAGCCCTCGCTCAACGACTTCCTCAAGCCGCGCGCCGCGCCCGTCGCCGACCCGCACCTGCCCTCCGCCAGCCACCAGCCCGACGCCGACCAGGACCCGCCCG GAGAGAGCGCGGCGGGCAGCGGGCCGAGTGGGTCTCCGGGCGCGTCGTAG
- the LOC125235191 gene encoding glycogen synthase kinase-3 beta isoform X4: MLRRRGIYTVNADPDDRPKSSLPLLVKRYGKDGSKVTTVVATPGQGPDRPQEVSYADMKLIGNGSFGVVYQAKLCDTGELIAIKKVLQDKRFKNRELQIMRRLEHCNIVKLKYFFYSSGEKAAVPAAVSTLLNAMQSIEVTKDEVYLNLVLEYIPETVYKVARHYSKDEQTIPISFIKLYMYQLFRSLAYIHSLGICHRDIKPQNLLLDPKTGVLKLCDFGSAKHLVRGEPNVSYICSRYYRAPELIFGAIDYTTKIDVWSAGCVVAELLLGQPIFPGDSGVDQLVEIIKVLGTPTREQIREMNPNYTEFKFPQIKSHPWAKVFRACTPPDAISLVSRLLEYTPGARLSPLQACAHSFFDELREPAARLPNGRALPPLFNFTEYELNIQPSLNDFLKPRAAPVADPHLPSASHQPDADQDPPGESAAGSGPSGSPGAS; encoded by the exons GCAAGGACGGCTCAAAGGTGACGACTGTGGTGGCGACGCCGGGGCAAGGCCCCGACCGGCCGCAGGAAGTGAGCTATGCCGACATGAAGCTCATCGGTAACGGCAGCTTCGGCGTCGTCTACCAGGCCAAACTATGTGACACCGGCGAGCTCATTGCCATCAAGAAAGTGCTCCAGGACAAAAGGTTTAAG AATCGAGAACTTCAAATTATGCGACGGCTGGAGCACTGTAATATTGTCAAATTGAAATACTTCTTTTACTCTAGTGGAGAAAAG GCGGCAGTGCCCGCAGCAGTCAGTACGTTGTTAAACGCAATGCAGTCTATTGAAGTCACA AAGGACGAAGTGTACCTGAACCTGGTGCTGGAGTATATCCCCGAAACTGTGTATAAAGTGGCACGTCATTACTCCAAAGATGAACAAACCATACCCATTAGTTTTATAAAG CTGTACATGTACCAGTTGTTCAGAAGCTTAGCGTACATCCACTCGCTCGGCATCTGCCACCGGGACATCAAGCCACAGAACTTACTCCTCGACCCGAAGACGGGCGTCCTGAAACTGTGCGACTTCGGCTCCGCGAAACACCTCGTGCGCGGCGAGCCTAACGTCTCGTATATATGCTCGCGTTACTATCGCGCGCCGGAACTTATTTTCGGCGCTATAGATTATACCACTAAAATCG ATGTGTGGAGCGCGGGTTGCGTTGTAGCAGAGTTGTTGCTCGGCCAGCCCATCTTCCCGGGAGACTCCGGCGTAGACCAACTCGTGGAAATCATCAAG GTGTTAGGCACTCCCACGCGGGAGCAGATCAGAGAAATGAACCCGAACTACACAGAATTCAAATTCCCTCAGATCAAGAGTCATCCATGGGCGAAG GTGTTCCGAGCGTGCACGCCGCCGGACGCCATCTCGCTGGTGTCGCGGCTGCTGGAGTACACGCCGGGCGCGCGGCTGTCGCCGCTGCAGGCGTGCGCGCACAGCTTCTTCGACGAGCTGCGCGAGCCGGCCGCGCGCCTGCCCAACGGGCGCGCGCTGCCGCCGCTCTTCAACTTCACGGAGTACGAGCTCAACATCCAGCCCTCGCTCAACGACTTCCTCAAGCCGCGCGCCGCGCCCGTCGCCGACCCGCACCTGCCCTCCGCCAGCCACCAGCCCGACGCCGACCAGGACCCGCCCG GAGAGAGCGCGGCGGGCAGCGGGCCGAGTGGGTCTCCGGGCGCGTCGTAG
- the LOC125235191 gene encoding glycogen synthase kinase-3 beta isoform X5, whose product MESIGKDGSKVTTVVATPGQGPDRPQEVSYADMKLIGNGSFGVVYQAKLCDTGELIAIKKVLQDKRFKNRELQIMRRLEHCNIVKLKYFFYSSGEKAAVPAAVSTLLNAMQSIEVTKDEVYLNLVLEYIPETVYKVARHYSKDEQTIPISFIKLYMYQLFRSLAYIHSLGICHRDIKPQNLLLDPKTGVLKLCDFGSAKHLVRGEPNVSYICSRYYRAPELIFGAIDYTTKIDVWSAGCVVAELLLGQPIFPGDSGVDQLVEIIKVLGTPTREQIREMNPNYTEFKFPQIKSHPWAKVFRACTPPDAISLVSRLLEYTPGARLSPLQACAHSFFDELREPAARLPNGRALPPLFNFTEYELNIQPSLNDFLKPRAAPVADPHLPSASHQPDADQDPPGESAAGSGPSGSPGAS is encoded by the exons GCAAGGACGGCTCAAAGGTGACGACTGTGGTGGCGACGCCGGGGCAAGGCCCCGACCGGCCGCAGGAAGTGAGCTATGCCGACATGAAGCTCATCGGTAACGGCAGCTTCGGCGTCGTCTACCAGGCCAAACTATGTGACACCGGCGAGCTCATTGCCATCAAGAAAGTGCTCCAGGACAAAAGGTTTAAG AATCGAGAACTTCAAATTATGCGACGGCTGGAGCACTGTAATATTGTCAAATTGAAATACTTCTTTTACTCTAGTGGAGAAAAG GCGGCAGTGCCCGCAGCAGTCAGTACGTTGTTAAACGCAATGCAGTCTATTGAAGTCACA AAGGACGAAGTGTACCTGAACCTGGTGCTGGAGTATATCCCCGAAACTGTGTATAAAGTGGCACGTCATTACTCCAAAGATGAACAAACCATACCCATTAGTTTTATAAAG CTGTACATGTACCAGTTGTTCAGAAGCTTAGCGTACATCCACTCGCTCGGCATCTGCCACCGGGACATCAAGCCACAGAACTTACTCCTCGACCCGAAGACGGGCGTCCTGAAACTGTGCGACTTCGGCTCCGCGAAACACCTCGTGCGCGGCGAGCCTAACGTCTCGTATATATGCTCGCGTTACTATCGCGCGCCGGAACTTATTTTCGGCGCTATAGATTATACCACTAAAATCG ATGTGTGGAGCGCGGGTTGCGTTGTAGCAGAGTTGTTGCTCGGCCAGCCCATCTTCCCGGGAGACTCCGGCGTAGACCAACTCGTGGAAATCATCAAG GTGTTAGGCACTCCCACGCGGGAGCAGATCAGAGAAATGAACCCGAACTACACAGAATTCAAATTCCCTCAGATCAAGAGTCATCCATGGGCGAAG GTGTTCCGAGCGTGCACGCCGCCGGACGCCATCTCGCTGGTGTCGCGGCTGCTGGAGTACACGCCGGGCGCGCGGCTGTCGCCGCTGCAGGCGTGCGCGCACAGCTTCTTCGACGAGCTGCGCGAGCCGGCCGCGCGCCTGCCCAACGGGCGCGCGCTGCCGCCGCTCTTCAACTTCACGGAGTACGAGCTCAACATCCAGCCCTCGCTCAACGACTTCCTCAAGCCGCGCGCCGCGCCCGTCGCCGACCCGCACCTGCCCTCCGCCAGCCACCAGCCCGACGCCGACCAGGACCCGCCCG GAGAGAGCGCGGCGGGCAGCGGGCCGAGTGGGTCTCCGGGCGCGTCGTAG
- the LOC125235191 gene encoding glycogen synthase kinase-3 beta isoform X7, with protein sequence MKLIGNGSFGVVYQAKLCDTGELIAIKKVLQDKRFKNRELQIMRRLEHCNIVKLKYFFYSSGEKAAVPAAVSTLLNAMQSIEVTKDEVYLNLVLEYIPETVYKVARHYSKDEQTIPISFIKLYMYQLFRSLAYIHSLGICHRDIKPQNLLLDPKTGVLKLCDFGSAKHLVRGEPNVSYICSRYYRAPELIFGAIDYTTKIDVWSAGCVVAELLLGQPIFPGDSGVDQLVEIIKVLGTPTREQIREMNPNYTEFKFPQIKSHPWAKVFRACTPPDAISLVSRLLEYTPGARLSPLQACAHSFFDELREPAARLPNGRALPPLFNFTEYELNIQPSLNDFLKPRAAPVADPHLPSASHQPDADQDPPGESAAGSGPSGSPGAS encoded by the exons ATGAAGCTCATCGGTAACGGCAGCTTCGGCGTCGTCTACCAGGCCAAACTATGTGACACCGGCGAGCTCATTGCCATCAAGAAAGTGCTCCAGGACAAAAGGTTTAAG AATCGAGAACTTCAAATTATGCGACGGCTGGAGCACTGTAATATTGTCAAATTGAAATACTTCTTTTACTCTAGTGGAGAAAAG GCGGCAGTGCCCGCAGCAGTCAGTACGTTGTTAAACGCAATGCAGTCTATTGAAGTCACA AAGGACGAAGTGTACCTGAACCTGGTGCTGGAGTATATCCCCGAAACTGTGTATAAAGTGGCACGTCATTACTCCAAAGATGAACAAACCATACCCATTAGTTTTATAAAG CTGTACATGTACCAGTTGTTCAGAAGCTTAGCGTACATCCACTCGCTCGGCATCTGCCACCGGGACATCAAGCCACAGAACTTACTCCTCGACCCGAAGACGGGCGTCCTGAAACTGTGCGACTTCGGCTCCGCGAAACACCTCGTGCGCGGCGAGCCTAACGTCTCGTATATATGCTCGCGTTACTATCGCGCGCCGGAACTTATTTTCGGCGCTATAGATTATACCACTAAAATCG ATGTGTGGAGCGCGGGTTGCGTTGTAGCAGAGTTGTTGCTCGGCCAGCCCATCTTCCCGGGAGACTCCGGCGTAGACCAACTCGTGGAAATCATCAAG GTGTTAGGCACTCCCACGCGGGAGCAGATCAGAGAAATGAACCCGAACTACACAGAATTCAAATTCCCTCAGATCAAGAGTCATCCATGGGCGAAG GTGTTCCGAGCGTGCACGCCGCCGGACGCCATCTCGCTGGTGTCGCGGCTGCTGGAGTACACGCCGGGCGCGCGGCTGTCGCCGCTGCAGGCGTGCGCGCACAGCTTCTTCGACGAGCTGCGCGAGCCGGCCGCGCGCCTGCCCAACGGGCGCGCGCTGCCGCCGCTCTTCAACTTCACGGAGTACGAGCTCAACATCCAGCCCTCGCTCAACGACTTCCTCAAGCCGCGCGCCGCGCCCGTCGCCGACCCGCACCTGCCCTCCGCCAGCCACCAGCCCGACGCCGACCAGGACCCGCCCG GAGAGAGCGCGGCGGGCAGCGGGCCGAGTGGGTCTCCGGGCGCGTCGTAG